A segment of the Populus nigra chromosome 12, ddPopNigr1.1, whole genome shotgun sequence genome:
aaatatgGACAtcctattttaatattttttgttaacttactttaacaattatatatataagagaaatAATGCTTCTAGTTAAAAACATTATGTTgactaaaataaacaagatatatGTTGATAGAAAAATTTATCCTTATATAAAAAgagtcaaaataattttatttaatcatgagATTTAATGACAATTCCTATGAATTTTCTAAGacctgaattttaatttttatgtttcaaaaaatttaagtcTCCTTGTAGTGTAGCGTATTATACGTTCAAACTATTTACTAATCTATACATATAGATAAACAACAAAGatgtttattttatcattaaacatGTTTATTACATTTTCTTTCTACAGTTAACATTAGATTTTTgcgattcaatttaattaatattatttgagattatATAAATGTAGTATATAACTGCAAAGTTAATTGTGTTATGAAGATAATAGATGGCTAAAAATAGTGTTTATAACACTAATACACTGGTTATCCTAGTAGCCTCTATTTTCCTAGTTGTCTTATTGGCTAACCCGATTCCTAAACAtgcttcatatgaaaaaaaaacctaaaactttAAGTGGTATAAACTTAAATATGAAGTATAACATGACAAATTCTCTAAGAATCCTAATAGTGATGGTGATAGTAAAATAAGGCTCACAAGAACTTGTTTTATTTACAACAAATTAGGACATCACATTGAGGATTGCCATAattgtaaaggaaaaaaaaatgctcaaaTCAACATGATTAAAATATTGATGAGAAAATTATTGAGTCTACTAAATTTATATCAGAAGTTAACTTGATGGACAACCATATATAATGATTGGTTGATATTGGAACCATATGTCATATATGTTTTGACAAGAATAGTTTTTTTGAGTATGTAGCAATTGCTGATAGAGAATAATTGTTCATGGAAAAGttttttgtatgagaaaaatcCCAAACCTTGGAAAGACAATGCTGAGGATGAAATCTAGGAAAGAGCTAACTCTAAACAATGTGATTCATGCTtctaatattcaaaataatatggtTTTTGGCTCATTGTTGAGCAATAACAAGTTTATAATGGTTTTTAAGCCCgataaatttatctttactAGGAATGAGATATTTGTGGATAAAAAGGTATTTAAGTGATGAATAATTTAAACTCAATGTTATGACTCtcgtaccaaaaaaaaaaagaatcaataaatctttttcctttatttaaaTGGTTGAGTCTTTTGATCTGTTAACATTAATATCTATGATTTAAAGTTTGTATAAACTAGAGGTGGTAACAagtattttattacttttattgatgactGCACaagattttattatgtttatttgttaataAGCAAATACAAGGCCCTAGAAATGttcaaacattttaaaaacaaggttaaaaataaacttagtaGGAATATCAATATGATAAGAAAGGATAAAGATGGGGGAGTATAATTCAccttttgatgaattttattcTGGCAATGGTATGATTCATGATCAAACTATGTCTCTTTATTCaccataacaaaataatattactgAATGTAAGAAccagaaatttaaagaaatgatTATGTTATGTTGATAAGTTCAAAATTACCCTGGAACTTATTGCAAAAGGTTATTTTATcaacaaattatattatatataaatatctcacaaaaaattgaacaagacaTTGTATGAGTTATATAATGGTCAAAGACCATTCTATAAATACATATAAGTGTGTGTTTAGACAAAGTTACAATTTCTTTATCATAACTTTAGACAAAGTggaaaaagaagcaaaatggCTTCTAAACCTTTTCTTAAAGGACATTCGAAGTTGgccaaaatatatgttggtaATTTGTATACATTACGTTATCCAATTTGCAATTGATAGggcataaaataatatataacaataaatcTTGACATGTTCATTGAAGATACTATATTGTAAGATATTTACTCTTAATAAGATTATCTCTATTGACCATCTGATGTTAAAGGATAACATTACAAATTTGCTTATAAGAAGCTTAACAAgagattaaattgataaataattgaaagggattagataaaagtttatttttaaagaattgcCATGAAAGCAACCAAACCTAGTTGACAAGAGCTAAAATCCATGTTCAAATGGATAACCAAATTATATGTCAGTTTAATAGTAATACTCTTACCCGTTTCTATGATGAAAAGTgctatttgaaacaaaaaacatgGATAACTaagttttcaatgatttttataGCTTGAAAAATTCAAGTGAGGGTATTGTATGATACACTTTATAAGAATCACCAATGTGAGTGTTAAATAAGACTACTTTTATGAgaattaaaaatgttaaattctCTAAAACACTCTCCAAAACCAGGACATGTTCAAGGCTAAAATAAACGCAATTATGAGAACTAAAATTGTAAGTAGAGGAACTGTGTGATCTTTATAATTTGAGTTCGTACAAAAAACTAAATAGTTCAAGATATCATATTCATTAGTTAGCCAAGTAAATCATATAGTTTTTATTAGGAAAGGTTCAAGGCCAAAAACTATCTCACCCAATgcattgattttttgttattactcTTTATATCCGAATcgactttgtatttttttttctgatcaaACAATTTTCATTTATGTGGAGATTATTGAAGTGAATGGAAAGTTGTATTTGTTAAAACTCTTATTTACAtcaagtttatattttattaacaaatattataaattgattttattttatattgatttatatgcatattatatgttttttagaaACCAAATAAGAAGGATAACTTTAGATATATCAAAAGTTTAACTTATATGttgatttttcatgacataaatgTACTTGGATAATATATTTCCTCAGGGGACAACcttactgaaaaaaaatattaattaaaactaaaaaaaagttaagtctTGCTTTTATTTGTAAGcttttatcaaaagaaaattttagactatttttttttcatataactttttaagagatataaaaaaatcaaaagaatttttCTAATGATTGATATAATCATCTTACCTTTTAATTTCTCTAGGATAAGATATTGGTTGGTCAAGTTTATCAAGCTACTAGCTTTAATAGTTGAATTACTAGATAATTGGTTCGCGTTATGCTGCaggtttgatttattaatttttaatataatgttttttttggtattactcatgttttttctatatataaaaataaactatgtGGGAATTAATTCGATGTGACCCGATTATTTTAATAGATCTAAAGATAActtaaataatcaataaaaacatagtttgactcaaaatcaatatttaagatgaaagtttttttaataaatattgaaatgataaCGTATTGGATTGATTTAGATCAACCCTTCACATATCAAGTCATGACTATGataattctatataaataaattaaaaaatttattttttaataaatttaatattaaatcaagttaattgaagtaaactttcaaaaaaaatcaagtcaggTTATAAGAACATTAtagtctaataaaaaaacaaattaattaaaactttttttataataattttaatcacgTATATATTTTTCTGTCGACCTGACACATTATTCCAAGTAGTGGTTGCGGAAGCAGGCGTGGGGAGGTGCATTTTTCTGGCTGCAGATTCTAGACTTGCGGTATTTGATTGTGACTGCTGTATAACTGTTCAAAAAAGAAGGGCCGAAATCTCCTAAAAATCACCCTTCGTTATCCATTCACCGGGCAGGAGAACAGAATGAGGCCAGGAGCTCAATACTCATCATCAACAACCGGTCAATCAAACACATCCGCTTTCAAAAGCTACCTCAAAATGCCAGCCACCTGCCCTTCTTCCTGTTGTGTTTGGTCTCTCaacacttcttcttcttatagGCATATCCTTTCTGTTTGTCCAAACCCACTTGCGACTAACAACAATCTCGGATACTAAAAATCTATCATCCAACGTTGCACCACACAAGGTAACTGTATCTATCCATTTATCCTCTGAATTCAAAGGCTTTTTCCAACtgagatttcttttcttttttgccctTCTATTggaaaatcatgttttaaatgGCAGAATATAAATGGGGTATATTCATTTGTACAGAAATGAGACTTTTTGTTGCacataaatagaaagaaatggGGCCATCTTGTTTAACAGCTAGAAGGTAATGAAATTCAAAACTccagttttttctcttttgtttttctgtctGTTTTGATTTGAATATCATATACAAAATTTAATCCTTTTAACGGGATATTGCTTTTCTGGCTGTGGTGATGGATACGAGCATGCAAGACATATCTAATACGATCTTGTTAGTTCACCAGGGATTTTCAGAGATACTTATGATTGACTGGTTAATAGTTTTATGTGTCTCTTGTTCTTGATAAGCTTTTGTTTGTGCTAAAGCtaaccaagaaaaaacaaaaaaaagaaaaacgaaaaaaaaaggaaagagggtATTGATGTTTATGCTATggaaagttttttcattttgctcCTTACTTACTGATCGGAAACAGAATCAATGGATCGTTGATGGTAAGAAAGTGGACGGAACATTTCAAgactacttggattttttttttattggctaaGATTGAATCTCTGTCCTTTGTTATGCTTGTGATTTGTTTAACGATTTAGGCTTTTGGGATTGAGTTTGAAATTATTGGTGAGTCTGCTTGTTCGAAGGACTTCCTTGCTATACTTGCTTGAAGAATCTGAAACCGTAAGGAGGAGCAGAAGAGGTGAAACAGGAAACGATGTTTAGAATATGGGAAATGGGGAATTGGTAGTGTTGATAGAGAGACCATTGATTTGAAAAGGGGAGGGAGTAATTGAATTTTGTAGTCCTGGCAGCTGCTATGCTTGGATCATTTCTTTGTCAGCTCTTGACAtctgaatttataaaattagtttgtCGGTACCATGCTATCATCTTAAATTCATTATTGAGAATATTGATTGGCATGGAAGTGGATTTTCTAGCTGCATGGAAAAGTTTTAGGAAGAAACACCCTTGTACAACATGTGGGGGATATTGAAGATGGGAATTTTGAGAATGGTCAGTTAAAAGGTATTTTGCgccattattttttagatatcatGGCTTGGAGAAGTGGAAGAAGTTCTCTTGATAGCCAGCGTTGTGCACTCATATTTCTTTGATATAGATTTCAACAATGCAAAACAGTTTGTTTTTCTACCGAAGGATCTGAATTGGTAATGTCTTTAGGAGTCCAATGCCATAAGAATGGTCATTTCTCCATACAAAAGGGACCTTTCACACTCTCTGTTCATAAACACTAAGCATgggaaaaagtatttttcaggTGTTCCAAAAGCTGTTCATACCATCCAGTCATTAGGAAGGAAGAAGCCTTATTTAAGTTGTTTAATAGTTGTATGATCAATTTTCTAGCATTATAGTTTGGCTCAGCATGAAATGGAACAGAACCATCATGAATATGTGCCTTCTTGTTGATCGTTGTGATGTAGTATGTCATTGGAATATGTTTCCCTTTTATGTGGCATATCTACTTTGAATAACTGTTTGATActcgaattaattaattactaaatGTTGGTTTCAGCTTGCACAAGCGTCACTAAATTTTGCAAAGATGTCTATCAGAAAGTTGCAAGGAAGCAGTACAGAAAAATCTTTGTCGGAGCAAGAGCAGCTGGCTAAGGTATATATGAAATGCCTATCAGTAGCTTTAAGAaccattgatattttttacttagataaaaatgaattttgaaattcAGAGGAGAAAGTCTTGTTGCCTAAGGGTGATTTTAATTGGTTCCTATCAAGTGGAATGATGATTCAACAATGAATTTCATCAGATAAGCTATCAATTTTGTAATAGGTTTATGCCTGAATTCTTTGGTAATTATACACTTGCTTAACACAAGGGCAGGGGGGTTTGCTTCTAGTTTTCCCTCTTCCATGGtcatttcttttaatcttttctgCATCATGAGAAACACTCTTATTATGCATGCTTAGCAGCtagtaaaaacaaaagcatGATCCTGCTTTCTCCTTCATTAACTTTTTTGCTTCTTCTCTATGGTTCAATACCTTCTAACTGGGCCTGGAGCATAGTCTACCAATCATTTGGAGGGCTCTTCTTTTCATTAGATTAGGATTTGGATTTGTCTTCTTCTCAAATTGTCACCCTGGGTTGATCTATTTTAATGCTGCCTCTATTTTGTTTAGCATCCAGCATACTGGAAAATTTAACCAATttgattttaatcattttcttgtgATGCTAAGCTCatcatcaatcaaaataattctttCCTTTCCTAGATTTTTCTTGTTGGGTTTTAAATTCTTCGAAGCCCCTACTGAGTGATGTATAACTACAGTTGATCAAATCAATTATGTGGGAGGGAACtaactttcttcctttttttttcagatcaATGATGTTAGGAAGATACTAGGTCCTTTAGCCGATAAGCTTCCAGTGCTTTGTTCTGATGCATCAATATCAAGGTATCTCAGAGCAAGGAACTGGAATACAAAGAAGGCAGCTAAGATGTTGAAAAACACATTGAAATGGAGGTTGGAATTCAAGCCTGAGAAGATTCGATGGGTATACGCTTCCAGTACTTTTTGGAATTGAATTTCTTTGACATAGACTGTATGGAAGTCTTCATAAAcgaagtaaaagaaaagaaaagaaaagagctttTTGTGCATACCTTACATGGATGTCTGGTAAAcgaagtaaaagaaaagaaaagaaaagagcttcCAGACCAATTATCGCTCAAACATATGGATGTCTTGCAATTCCTTACATGGACATTGTTTGAAACTGGTATAAACTGTGCTCTGTTTCTGTGCAAATTAAGAtgatgttttttccttttcatgttTTAGGAAGATATTGCTAATGAAGCTGAGACTGGAAAAGTCTATAGAGCTAATTATCTTGACAAGAAGGGACGGACTGTTCTTATCTTTAGGCCTGGTTTCCAGGTGGATGCcttaatatgaaaaattcaGCTTActactatttttgttttggttcatTATAGTATCATGCTTTCTGGGACTTAGGACAAATCCTTTTATATCAGAATACAAGTGACATAAGAGGACAGATCAGACACCTTGTTTACTGTATGGAGAATGCTATAACAACTTTAAATCCAGATCAGGATCAGATGGTATGGCTAATTGATTTTCAAGGGTGGACAATGTCCTGCATATCAGTGAAGGCTGCTCGGGAAACAGCTCACATCCTGCAAAATCATTACCCTGAGAGACTAGGTGTTGGAATCCTCTACAACCCCCCCAAAGTATTTGAATCCTTTTGGACGGTATGTAATGATATACATAATGCTTTATCTTGAGATTTAATATTCCTTAAACCTAAAGTAAATGTGGCTCTTGCTTCATTGTTCTTAACACTTTCTGCTGTAGGAAGAGATCCTGGCATCCATGCACAAATTTCTCATAATCTATCTTCATATTTGCTCTATCATTTTCATTCTCATCATCCAGTCGAGTTGTGCCAGTTTCTCTTAATTTAACTTCATATTTACTTTATCATTTGTATTTGCAACCcaataaatctgatgtgtttgTGGTGTTGCAATGCAAAAACTGAGAGATCTTGGAGCAGTTCAGACATGTAAGAGCACATTCAATGTAGAATTTTGTTGGGGAAATTTGTCAAGTTTAGGTGATGAAGTTCTTTCAGACCCACCATTTTTCCCCCCCTTATGCATAAAGATTTGGACTTCTACTCGAGGGACTAATTTATTTCTAGGGAAGGACATACACAGAATTATATTTGACTGGATAGGTGAGAACCATAAGAGATGGTTTTACTctaaaaaaagggggaaaaggTAAGAAAGAATGCTGATTCCCTGTACTCTATTGTTAATATATTCTTTGATAATGGAACAAATGTATGGAAATTATACTTGATTGGATAGGTGAGAACCATAAGAGTTGGTGTCCTCTAAAAATAAGGGGAAAAGGTAAGAAAGGATGCTGATTCCCTGTACTCTATTGTTAATATATTCTTTGATAATGGAACAAATGTATGGAACTATGAAACAAatccaattaattttgtatttgtcCCTGTTGTGTCAAACCTTGTTCACTTGGTCATTCCCTGTGGCCTTTATAACGTTACTTCTCCCATGCTCAGTGTGATTCTGAAATTTACAAAACTTGCTTTTTTGCAGCTGGTGAAACCATTTATTGAACCCAAAACATACAAGAAAGTGAGTTTTGTCTATTCCAATGGACCACAGAGCCAAAAGCTGATGGAAGAACTCTTTGATATGGATAAGCTGGATTGTGCATTTGGTGGCAGAAACTCAGCTGGGTTTAACTATGAAGCTTATGCCCAATGGATGAGGGAGGATGACAAGAAAAAGTTTGATATGATGAACTGTGGCTCGTCATCACCGCTACCATCCATCATGTCTGAATCACAGAGCTCAGAGACATTGACTACAAGTGGTATCTCCATGGCTTCTGACGAAGATGACAGTTCATCTGGCGATGAAAAAACCTTAAACTTGGAGAATATTGATGAGAAAACACAAGGTTTGCCACTTAGTTGCGAAGATGTTGCAGTTAGTGAAGCAGTTGACATAGTAAAAGAACTAAAGAAGGGAGAGCTGGAATGATTTTCAAACTTGGGAGAGTGTGGATGAGCACAAGGCTCAGCACTTGGCGTCGATCACACCGTGATGATGAAGCTGAAGTGGAGAAAAGAAGTGAAATTAGGGGAGCTCGAAGTTGGCACGAGAACAAGGATCGGTTCTGgttaacattatttttctttcaaattttgagCAAGTGGCTTGGCACGCAAACAGCTGCATGATGAAAACCTTGATTGGAAAATTCGTTTTCGTTCTTGTTGAAtgtcaaaataaagtttttacaGCCAACTAATTGCTTtgcttacgttaatctttcctGCTGCACAGGCTGAGACAATAGGTATATCCCACTGAATTTACTTTCCGGGGAAATTACGAGCTCTATTGCTCTTAAAACGTTCTTGTATATATCTTTTGTTTTACAGTTTCTTGTTCTCAAGATCTCTTTTTGATGAGTTCAGATATGTTGATTGCAACATTCAAACCTAGATATAGATCAAGCTAGACAGGAAAATATTGGCTCAAACCTTTGTCCGTAACAACACATGCTTCTGTTACAATTTCAGGATTTTGTAAGAAAAACACCACATTTTGTTAAAGATATTGCAACTCGAGTGCCTTGGAATGACACTAAAACAGCTTGAATCCAGTTGATAGTAGCAAAGTCTTTTCATATCCAGGCCATGCACCAAACATGAAGATTAACCCAGAGAGGGGGAAAATAACAGAACCACACCATGAAGGGTAGCCATTTTTTAAACTACCTTTTTTCCCTTCCAGTTCTTAGCAGTGACCAACTTTTTTAGTGATTCAGACCCATTGACACAATTGGTGGTTAAAAAATCAAGGCCCTGAATGATTTGTGCAGTCCACACATGGCCATCTCCACCATTTGAAATTTCCATTGCTTCTGGCTCGATAGCTTTGACAGTTTCAGTCCATTTAATCTCCTCTCAAAATCTGATAGCAGCTGGGatcataaaatagaaaaaaaatatcattttgtgtCTAAAATCTAAGATCAACTTGGtcgaaatacattaaaattatatacatgGAAGAGAGTGGACGGGTGATGGTTGGGCACACAGGTCCTAGCTGCCAACTtggaaagaatgaaagaaaagagaataaatCCCTTTATCTAATGGATGTAATGATCGATCCCacactcttttcttttaaaccAAACCAATCAGCTGCAAatacttaaaatattaattgggTTATTTATATTGTGGAGTTCTAATCATATGCTATCATGAGCTCCCTAATCATGATTAGCCTTGCTAATGCTAATCCAACAGTCAGAATTGAGAGTGGTTATCATAATCGAATGGCAGAAACTCAAGGAGCATCGGGTTGTCCTACTCCTTGACTGTAAATTGAAATATCCTCAATAACAGAAAACAATATACTAattccataaaaataaataaataaaacttaattttcatttcctttcacattcaaccttttctctttctctgcTTTTAGTACTATTATTATCATACCACCTCCCTCCCCATTTGATCATCTCTGTCTAATACAAAATTTAATCACACTCTACAAAAAGAAAGCTCCCTCTCCATGCCTGTTGCTGACCCAAAAAGAAGAAATCTTGGTTAAAAGAGAGAGCTgcagagagaaaggaaaagaaagagaaacaaaagcaGAGGATTCCATTTCCTTTTTTCGGTTTTGAGTCCTCTGATCTGTATGTCAATCTGGTGAGTCATTCATTCATTCACTCCGTTCCTTTAAAAAGTCTCAAACTTTAGCACCGATCTCTTGCCTTTCTATTGTGTTCTGCCCCTCAGGTATTGATATTGCAATGATCACTAAGTTGATCGTAATTTGAATGGTCCAGATTTCTATTtggattgaatttttcttctatCTTTTTTGAACTCTACCCGGAACCCATCACTTagattttctgatttt
Coding sequences within it:
- the LOC133669431 gene encoding uncharacterized protein LOC133669431 isoform X2 — protein: MSIRKLQGSSTEKSLSEQEQLAKINDVRKILGPLADKLPVLCSDASISRYLRARNWNTKKAAKMLKNTLKWRLEFKPEKIRWYHAFWDLGQILLYQNTSDIRGQIRHLVYCMENAITTLNPDQDQMVWLIDFQGWTMSCISVKAARETAHILQNHYPERLGVGILYNPPKVFESFWTLVKPFIEPKTYKKVSFVYSNGPQSQKLMEELFDMDKLDCAFGGRNSAGFNYEAYAQWMREDDKKKFDMMNCGSSSPLPSIMSESQSSETLTTSGISMASDEDDSSSGDEKTLNLENIDEKTQGLPLSCEDVAVSEAVDIVKELKKGELE
- the LOC133669431 gene encoding uncharacterized protein LOC133669431 isoform X1 — encoded protein: MSIRKLQGSSTEKSLSEQEQLAKINDVRKILGPLADKLPVLCSDASISRYLRARNWNTKKAAKMLKNTLKWRLEFKPEKIRWEDIANEAETGKVYRANYLDKKGRTVLIFRPGFQNTSDIRGQIRHLVYCMENAITTLNPDQDQMVWLIDFQGWTMSCISVKAARETAHILQNHYPERLGVGILYNPPKVFESFWTLVKPFIEPKTYKKVSFVYSNGPQSQKLMEELFDMDKLDCAFGGRNSAGFNYEAYAQWMREDDKKKFDMMNCGSSSPLPSIMSESQSSETLTTSGISMASDEDDSSSGDEKTLNLENIDEKTQGLPLSCEDVAVSEAVDIVKELKKGELE